A genome region from Prionailurus viverrinus isolate Anna chromosome A3, UM_Priviv_1.0, whole genome shotgun sequence includes the following:
- the LOC125161871 gene encoding uncharacterized protein LOC125161871 isoform X1 has protein sequence MSTTAWLHSLGQVTVFPAMRHPPPPGQREGSFPLRWLEVSDMNTAAITPAFHTCQRTLPTTSGHGHHDVRFADEELTMEHQGGRITAADPPRSGRLSGPQSLDACDGCSSRPAQHQGCSNEASVRCWMGKSFADGKLGPLGRFIAVTRPLEIKDSGRSLLPSALCQVSQPVQSPKGQQGPKERKSVPVLCSLLTPGLLEWPPAAPGPCMLTEVRPPLLPTRGCACPLSPLPGPHPFPQT, from the exons ATGTCCACCACTGCCTGGCTGCATAGCCTCGGGCAAGTCACCGTCTTCCCTGCGATGCGGCACCCTCCCCCGCCAGGACAAAGAGAAGGAAGCTTTCCTCTCAGATGGCTTGAGG TCAGTGACATGAACACAGCTGCCATCACCCCGGCCTTCCACACGTGTCAGCGCACCCTTCCAACAACTTCAGGACATGGCCACCACGACGTCCGTTTTGCAGACGAGGAACTGACAATGGAGCACCAAGGGGGCCGGATCACGGCTGCTGACCCACCCCG GTCAGGTcgcctctccgggcctcagtctCTGGACGCCTGCGATGGCTGTTCCTCCCGCCCAGCCCAGCACCAGGGCTGTTCAAATGAAGCCAGTGTAAGATGCTGGATGGGGAAGAGCTTTGCGGATGGAAAACTTGGCCCATTGGGAAGATTTATTGCCGTGACT AGACCTTTGGAAATCAAGGATTCCGGCAGATCTCTCCTGCCGAGTGCCCTCTGCCAAGTGTCCCAGCCTGTGCAGAGCCCCAAGGGGCAACAGGGGCCAAAGGAGAGGAAGAGTGTCCCCGTGCTCTGTAGCCTGCTGACCCCTGGCCTGCTAGAGTggcctcctgctgctcctgggcCCTGCATGCTGACCGAGGTGCGCCCCCCACTCCTGCCCACAAGAGGCTGtgcctgccccctctcccctctgcccggaccccaccccttccctcaaACCTGA
- the LOC125161871 gene encoding uncharacterized protein LOC125161871 isoform X2 translates to MNTAAITPAFHTCQRTLPTTSGHGHHDVRFADEELTMEHQGGRITAADPPRSGRLSGPQSLDACDGCSSRPAQHQGCSNEASVRCWMGKSFADGKLGPLGRFIAVTRPLEIKDSGRSLLPSALCQVSQPVQSPKGQQGPKERKSVPVLCSLLTPGLLEWPPAAPGPCMLTEVRPPLLPTRGCACPLSPLPGPHPFPQT, encoded by the exons ATGAACACAGCTGCCATCACCCCGGCCTTCCACACGTGTCAGCGCACCCTTCCAACAACTTCAGGACATGGCCACCACGACGTCCGTTTTGCAGACGAGGAACTGACAATGGAGCACCAAGGGGGCCGGATCACGGCTGCTGACCCACCCCG GTCAGGTcgcctctccgggcctcagtctCTGGACGCCTGCGATGGCTGTTCCTCCCGCCCAGCCCAGCACCAGGGCTGTTCAAATGAAGCCAGTGTAAGATGCTGGATGGGGAAGAGCTTTGCGGATGGAAAACTTGGCCCATTGGGAAGATTTATTGCCGTGACT AGACCTTTGGAAATCAAGGATTCCGGCAGATCTCTCCTGCCGAGTGCCCTCTGCCAAGTGTCCCAGCCTGTGCAGAGCCCCAAGGGGCAACAGGGGCCAAAGGAGAGGAAGAGTGTCCCCGTGCTCTGTAGCCTGCTGACCCCTGGCCTGCTAGAGTggcctcctgctgctcctgggcCCTGCATGCTGACCGAGGTGCGCCCCCCACTCCTGCCCACAAGAGGCTGtgcctgccccctctcccctctgcccggaccccaccccttccctcaaACCTGA